A stretch of Chitinophaga caeni DNA encodes these proteins:
- a CDS encoding RagB/SusD family nutrient uptake outer membrane protein: MLKIYKHTGSWIGMIALLALAVSCKKSFLEVKPKGKVIASKTSDYDLLLNNLDLINIGADGSIPMGDELVSIEPIWTGASFRDKQLFQWKSDVYGADEDAKETLAPVKGLYVYNKIIAEVMDATNGTEAAKKSLQAEAYAGRAWTNFLLINYYGKPYDPATAATDPGFPIITKADINTKNFTRASVQAVYEHIVSDLQTAIPNLSSVGPWHRIRMSKAAAKGVLAKVYVFMGRYPDALPVLNEALDDIDASTTTTKLVDFNTEFQGFPTVVNDYENVYAKTVFNSYTGTSNRVLWLKPEVAALYDSTDLRLQKWYITNTYPNGLTLYKRANTFTTSIGVRVGELYLLRAEVKARLDDLQGAVADLEFFRKHRMPADKAMVPTNIATSKIPLLQFIMDERIREFATQGYRWFDMRRLSVDPLFGNKNFQHYVYSEAGEISQTINFDNPEDFVFDIPPKILAENPNF; the protein is encoded by the coding sequence ATGCTGAAAATATATAAACATACAGGTAGCTGGATCGGTATGATTGCCCTATTGGCATTAGCCGTATCCTGTAAAAAATCATTCTTGGAGGTAAAGCCTAAAGGAAAGGTCATCGCTTCGAAAACTTCTGACTATGACCTACTGTTAAATAACCTTGACCTGATTAACATCGGTGCTGATGGCTCTATTCCCATGGGAGATGAGCTGGTTTCCATAGAGCCGATCTGGACCGGTGCTTCTTTCAGGGATAAACAATTGTTTCAATGGAAATCTGATGTTTACGGGGCGGATGAAGATGCCAAGGAAACGCTTGCACCGGTTAAAGGATTATACGTGTATAATAAGATCATCGCAGAAGTAATGGATGCTACTAATGGCACCGAGGCCGCTAAGAAATCTTTGCAAGCCGAAGCTTATGCCGGTCGTGCCTGGACAAACTTCTTGCTGATCAATTATTACGGCAAACCTTATGATCCTGCAACTGCGGCTACAGATCCGGGATTCCCGATCATTACCAAGGCGGATATCAACACGAAGAATTTTACCCGTGCTTCCGTGCAAGCGGTGTATGAACACATTGTCAGCGACCTGCAAACAGCTATCCCAAATTTATCTTCAGTAGGGCCCTGGCATAGAATCAGGATGTCTAAAGCCGCGGCAAAAGGAGTTTTAGCAAAGGTGTATGTTTTCATGGGTCGTTATCCGGATGCTTTGCCAGTGCTAAATGAAGCATTAGATGATATTGATGCATCGACGACGACGACGAAACTGGTTGATTTTAATACGGAGTTTCAAGGCTTTCCGACAGTAGTCAATGATTACGAAAATGTTTATGCCAAAACAGTTTTTAACTCTTATACCGGAACCTCGAACCGTGTACTTTGGTTAAAACCGGAAGTGGCTGCTTTGTATGATTCAACGGACCTGAGATTGCAAAAATGGTATATCACGAACACTTATCCAAACGGACTTACTTTATATAAAAGGGCGAATACCTTCACTACTTCTATCGGCGTTCGCGTAGGTGAATTATACCTGTTGAGGGCGGAGGTGAAAGCCCGCTTAGATGATCTTCAAGGTGCGGTTGCCGACTTGGAGTTTTTCAGGAAACACCGTATGCCGGCAGATAAAGCCATGGTGCCTACAAATATTGCTACATCGAAGATCCCCCTGTTACAATTTATCATGGATGAAAGGATCCGTGAATTTGCAACGCAAGGTTACCGCTGGTTCGATATGCGCCGTTTATCTGTGGATCCTTTATTCGGTAATAAGAATTTTCAACATTACGTGTATTCGGAAGCGGGAGAAATTTCGCAAACAATCAATTTTGATAACCCGGAAGATTTCGTGTTCGATATTCCACCGAAGATATTAGCGGAAAATCCAAACTTTTAA
- a CDS encoding TlpA disulfide reductase family protein, with protein MRLKKWWSILLLFPTMAIAQDKFTISGNISSVEGQKMVVLSYLDNHGKEMRDTSLLHGGKFSFNGFTAYANRAHLALEPLKRDTTRRRVYDVKEFYLAKGNYTVTGSDGKMSAAEISGTQVQEEFKEYRSKMDPVTNAWIKLTDEYSEAVKEKDSLTIQKLRKEAPGLRQKLDDTMNGFIYSHPDSYLSVDLVYFYRTGTIEPATFDPLFNALNPALLQSFTGKKLVTTYDNAKQLFAGKTVDFTQMDEEGKPFKLSSLRGQYVLVDFWASWCKPCRAENPNLLKAYQDLKDQNFTIVSVSLDESKAGWLYAVKQDGLPWKQVCNMTGFKTGIAVDYGISAIPQNVLVDPDGKVVAKNLRGENLTEQVKKYIK; from the coding sequence ATGAGACTGAAAAAATGGTGGAGCATATTGCTATTGTTTCCAACAATGGCAATAGCCCAAGATAAATTCACGATTTCTGGAAATATCAGTAGCGTAGAAGGACAAAAGATGGTCGTCTTAAGTTACCTTGATAATCATGGCAAGGAAATGCGCGATACGAGCCTGTTACACGGTGGCAAATTTTCCTTTAATGGTTTTACTGCCTATGCCAACAGGGCGCATCTTGCCTTAGAACCGCTAAAGCGGGATACTACCCGGCGTAGAGTTTACGATGTAAAAGAATTTTATCTCGCCAAGGGAAACTATACAGTTACTGGTTCGGATGGCAAAATGTCCGCGGCTGAGATCAGCGGGACTCAAGTTCAGGAAGAATTTAAAGAGTACCGTTCCAAGATGGACCCGGTTACCAATGCCTGGATTAAGTTAACGGATGAGTATAGCGAAGCTGTTAAAGAAAAGGACAGCCTAACCATTCAGAAGTTGAGAAAGGAAGCGCCCGGATTGAGACAGAAACTGGATGATACGATGAACGGGTTCATTTACAGTCATCCGGATTCTTACCTGTCGGTGGATTTGGTGTATTTCTACCGGACGGGAACCATCGAACCAGCAACTTTTGATCCGCTATTCAATGCGTTGAACCCCGCCTTACTGCAAAGTTTCACCGGGAAAAAATTGGTAACAACATACGACAACGCCAAGCAATTGTTTGCCGGTAAAACCGTGGATTTTACCCAGATGGATGAAGAGGGGAAGCCATTTAAATTATCATCGCTCAGGGGGCAATATGTTTTGGTGGATTTCTGGGCAAGCTGGTGTAAACCTTGCCGCGCGGAAAACCCCAACTTGTTGAAAGCTTACCAAGACCTGAAAGATCAAAACTTTACGATCGTCAGCGTTTCGTTAGATGAAAGTAAAGCAGGTTGGTTGTATGCAGTAAAGCAAGATGGTTTACCATGGAAACAAGTATGTAATATGACAGGGTTTAAAACCGGTATCGCCGTAGATTATGGCATCTCGGCCATCCCGCAGAATGTTTTAGTAGATCCGGATGGAAAAGTTGTTGCTAAAAACTTGCGTGGCGAAAACTTGACGGAACAGGTAAAGAAGTATATAAAATAA
- a CDS encoding TlpA disulfide reductase family protein: protein MMNNKSWWGLLLLLPGLVMAQDKFKISGKISGIEGNKMVVLDYLDSNGEKVNDTCLLKKGRFSFEGFTAYGNKAYLSLEPVKRDTTRRRTYDGQDFYLAKGNYTVKGTGHISGADIKGTPVQEDFKAYNTQMDPLMKQWRAIVDEYNTASRAKDSATLQKLKQTAPPVMHKMDSTLDAFIYNHPDSYVSLDLVYYNKTSVIEPEKFDPIYKSLNPALLESFNGKKLAAKYEKAKQLFIGKSIDFTQTDVEGKEFTLSSLRGQYVLVDFWASWCKPCRAENPNLLKAYQHLKDKNFTIVGVSLDEGKKGWLHAVEQDGMPWKQVSDLKGFKSDLAVKYGITAIPQNVLVDPSGKIIAKNLRGEDLLEQLQRYIK, encoded by the coding sequence ATGATGAATAATAAAAGTTGGTGGGGATTATTACTATTGTTGCCCGGTTTGGTAATGGCCCAGGATAAGTTCAAAATCTCCGGGAAAATCTCCGGTATCGAGGGCAACAAGATGGTCGTGTTGGATTACTTAGATAGTAATGGAGAAAAGGTCAATGACACCTGCTTATTAAAAAAAGGGCGGTTCTCATTTGAAGGTTTTACGGCTTACGGAAACAAAGCCTACCTCTCGTTAGAACCGGTAAAACGTGATACGACCCGGCGCAGAACCTACGATGGCCAGGACTTTTACCTCGCAAAAGGTAATTATACCGTGAAAGGTACCGGTCATATTTCCGGCGCTGACATCAAGGGTACACCGGTACAAGAAGATTTCAAAGCATATAATACCCAGATGGATCCCTTGATGAAACAATGGCGGGCCATCGTGGATGAGTATAATACGGCATCCCGGGCAAAAGATAGCGCCACGTTGCAGAAGTTGAAACAAACAGCGCCGCCCGTGATGCACAAGATGGATTCAACATTGGATGCTTTTATTTATAATCATCCCGACTCTTACGTATCGTTAGATTTGGTATACTATAATAAAACAAGTGTAATCGAGCCTGAAAAATTTGATCCCATCTACAAATCATTGAACCCGGCCTTATTGGAAAGTTTCAATGGTAAAAAGTTAGCGGCGAAATATGAAAAAGCCAAGCAATTGTTCATCGGGAAGTCGATTGACTTCACCCAAACTGATGTTGAGGGTAAGGAGTTTACGCTTTCGTCACTGAGGGGACAATACGTCCTGGTAGATTTCTGGGCAAGCTGGTGCAAGCCTTGCCGTGCCGAGAATCCGAACTTATTGAAAGCCTATCAACATTTGAAAGACAAAAACTTTACGATCGTAGGTGTTTCCCTGGATGAAGGAAAGAAAGGTTGGCTGCATGCAGTTGAGCAAGACGGGATGCCTTGGAAACAAGTCAGTGATCTGAAGGGCTTTAAAAGCGATCTCGCGGTAAAGTATGGTATTACAGCGATCCCGCAGAATGTTTTAGTAGATCCTTCAGGGAAAATAATCGCCAAAAACTTGCGCGGGGAAGATCTGTTGGAGCAACTACAGCGGTATATTAAATAA
- a CDS encoding RNA polymerase sigma factor, translating to MPGHLSEPLQDEQAFRTLYDEYAERVYQYANAFTRSPELAEDITQELFLILWRKRDDLHQVENMDGYIFRIARNLAIKLLKKAALDIQLSVELYRHAIKENNAIDEALGSKAVKDLLEKAVLELPPQPRKIYLLSRKEFMNFDEIAEVTGLSRNTVKNHLQKALNEIRDYLVKHGYQISIAALIVREFYLF from the coding sequence ATGCCCGGCCACCTTTCCGAACCACTGCAAGATGAACAAGCTTTTAGAACGCTGTATGATGAGTATGCAGAAAGGGTGTACCAATATGCAAATGCCTTTACCCGCTCCCCCGAGCTAGCCGAAGATATTACGCAGGAGCTCTTTCTCATCCTTTGGCGGAAAAGGGATGATCTTCACCAGGTTGAAAATATGGACGGTTATATTTTCAGGATCGCCCGCAATCTTGCTATCAAGCTACTGAAAAAAGCAGCGCTGGATATCCAGCTTTCGGTAGAATTGTACCGCCATGCCATAAAGGAAAATAACGCGATAGATGAAGCTTTAGGTAGTAAAGCAGTTAAAGACTTACTCGAAAAAGCCGTTTTGGAACTGCCTCCGCAACCCAGGAAAATTTACTTGCTCAGCCGCAAAGAATTTATGAATTTCGACGAGATAGCTGAAGTAACCGGTTTGTCAAGAAATACCGTGAAAAATCATTTGCAAAAAGCATTGAATGAAATCCGCGATTACCTGGTAAAACATGGTTATCAAATCAGTATTGCGGCATTGATCGTCCGCGAATTTTACTTATTCTGA
- a CDS encoding FecR family protein produces the protein MTLQEHINHLFDKYLQGTCSPEEWEELLVLVSSIPEEDTVTLSAPLYELWLKSSNKDNANSLKSFDKEKLYHAIIQSEQRDARPVIQLNWWKIAAAAMLTGVIVTAAIMYLGKESPGKQTLALNNMEAARKVKPGIQQAVLTLANGQEIVLDSTATGTISQQGNVKIINLNGQLAYEGGNAGNNSKAGYNMVTTAKANQYQLILRDGTKVWLNAASSIKFPTSFIESTRTVEITGEAYFEVAKDKTKPFHVLAKGIDVAVLGTHFNINAYDDEAEVKTSLLEGSVKITAGNQAGQLSPGEAANYNKAGQLSIAPAKVDQSVAWVNGYFQFDQTPLPVILRQIGRWYDLEIVYEGKVPDRIFKGKIQRSLPLSSILKILRSGDIQFRLEGKRLVIVG, from the coding sequence ATGACTTTACAAGAACATATAAACCATTTGTTTGATAAATACCTGCAAGGTACCTGTAGCCCCGAAGAATGGGAAGAGCTGTTAGTCCTGGTATCTTCTATTCCCGAAGAAGATACGGTAACACTTTCTGCCCCTTTATATGAACTTTGGTTGAAATCTTCCAATAAAGATAATGCGAATAGCCTGAAATCATTCGATAAAGAGAAATTATACCATGCTATTATTCAGTCTGAACAGCGGGATGCCCGCCCGGTAATACAGTTAAATTGGTGGAAAATCGCAGCGGCAGCTATGTTGACCGGAGTAATTGTAACGGCTGCTATAATGTACCTGGGGAAAGAATCTCCGGGCAAACAAACGTTAGCGCTCAACAATATGGAAGCTGCCCGAAAGGTAAAGCCCGGTATTCAGCAAGCAGTATTAACCTTGGCCAACGGGCAGGAGATTGTTTTAGATAGCACTGCTACCGGCACGATCAGCCAACAGGGAAATGTAAAGATCATAAACCTGAACGGGCAACTTGCATACGAAGGTGGCAATGCTGGCAATAACTCGAAAGCAGGTTATAACATGGTAACAACTGCCAAAGCGAATCAGTATCAATTAATTTTGAGAGATGGCACTAAGGTTTGGTTAAATGCCGCCTCTTCGATAAAATTTCCCACCAGCTTTATCGAATCTACCCGTACTGTGGAAATTACCGGGGAAGCCTATTTCGAGGTCGCCAAGGATAAGACGAAACCTTTTCATGTACTTGCCAAGGGAATTGATGTAGCGGTGCTTGGTACCCATTTTAATATTAATGCTTATGATGATGAAGCGGAGGTTAAAACTTCCTTGTTGGAAGGTTCGGTGAAAATTACAGCCGGGAACCAGGCCGGGCAACTGTCCCCGGGAGAGGCAGCGAACTATAACAAGGCCGGGCAACTTTCCATTGCACCTGCAAAAGTGGATCAGTCCGTTGCATGGGTAAACGGTTACTTCCAGTTCGATCAAACGCCGCTGCCGGTAATACTAAGGCAAATTGGCCGTTGGTATGACTTGGAAATCGTTTATGAAGGCAAAGTACCGGACCGCATATTTAAAGGGAAAATTCAAAGAAGTTTGCCCTTGTCGAGTATCCTGAAGATTTTGCGTTCGGGGGATATCCAGTTTAGGCTTGAAGGTAAGCGGCTGGTGATTGTAGGGTAG
- a CDS encoding 5'-methylthioadenosine/S-adenosylhomocysteine nucleosidase family protein gives MITLNRDQQYALENILFVFALDSEAAQEFDHCKKVITGIGKVNAAFELTKAIYREKPGLIVNLGSAGSNHFKKGDVICCNRFIQRDMDVRGLGYELYETPLSGIPPVLEYGIHLETLPNGTCGTGDSFEMNHSVLPYNVVDMEAYSLAMIAKKEGIPFLCLKYISDGADSDAADDWFVQVHKAAEAYRKILFG, from the coding sequence ATGATAACGCTCAACCGGGACCAGCAATACGCCCTTGAAAATATATTATTTGTTTTCGCATTAGATTCAGAAGCGGCGCAAGAATTTGATCATTGCAAAAAAGTGATTACGGGAATCGGGAAGGTTAATGCAGCATTCGAACTGACAAAAGCTATATACCGTGAGAAACCGGGGTTGATCGTTAACCTGGGATCGGCGGGAAGCAATCATTTTAAGAAGGGAGATGTGATCTGTTGCAACCGTTTCATACAACGCGATATGGATGTGCGCGGCCTGGGGTATGAATTATACGAAACACCGCTGTCAGGCATCCCGCCGGTATTGGAATACGGTATCCACTTGGAAACCTTACCTAACGGGACTTGCGGCACCGGCGACAGTTTCGAGATGAATCATTCCGTATTGCCGTACAATGTAGTAGACATGGAAGCCTATTCCCTGGCCATGATAGCAAAAAAAGAAGGGATACCGTTCTTATGTTTGAAATACATTTCCGATGGTGCAGATAGCGATGCTGCCGACGATTGGTTTGTACAAGTACATAAAGCAGCGGAAGCGTATAGAAAGATTTTGTTCGGGTAA
- a CDS encoding sterol desaturase family protein, producing MAKIFEWIIYLFSFSMIRYFSIAGLAYLLVYKVFTKKLAGNKIQAKHAKKADFAREIIHSINASLWMVFVAIPFFIPPINQYTQQYANISDYGVVYLVFSVIASLVIHDTYFYWMHRLLHHPLLFKHTHLLHHKSTNPSPWTSYAFHTFEAITEGMILPILLFVLPMHSVGISLFIVSGFIINVYGHLGYEIMPKWFRRSVLFEVFNTSVHHNLHHSKFKGNYGLYLRIWDRLMKTEHPQYVATFDKVQEQRFGKSKQDISEAVMISE from the coding sequence ATGGCTAAGATATTCGAATGGATCATTTACCTGTTCAGCTTTTCAATGATACGCTATTTCAGCATTGCCGGTTTGGCATACTTGCTAGTTTACAAAGTCTTTACAAAAAAACTTGCCGGCAACAAAATCCAGGCAAAACATGCAAAGAAAGCAGATTTCGCCAGGGAGATTATCCACTCTATCAACGCCAGCCTCTGGATGGTCTTCGTAGCCATCCCGTTTTTTATTCCACCGATCAATCAATATACGCAACAGTATGCCAATATCAGTGATTATGGTGTCGTTTACCTCGTGTTCAGCGTCATCGCATCCCTGGTAATCCACGATACGTATTTTTATTGGATGCACCGGTTATTGCATCACCCGCTGTTATTTAAGCATACACATTTATTACACCATAAATCCACGAACCCCTCCCCTTGGACTTCTTACGCCTTTCACACCTTTGAAGCCATCACGGAAGGCATGATTTTACCCATATTATTATTCGTATTACCCATGCATTCCGTTGGTATCAGTTTATTCATCGTTTCGGGTTTTATTATCAATGTTTACGGTCACCTCGGCTATGAAATCATGCCGAAATGGTTCCGCCGTTCCGTATTATTCGAAGTTTTTAATACATCCGTACACCATAATTTACATCACAGCAAATTCAAAGGCAACTACGGTTTATACCTGCGTATTTGGGACAGGCTCATGAAAACCGAACATCCGCAATACGTTGCCACCTTCGATAAGGTCCAGGAACAACGCTTCGGCAAATCAAAACAAGATATCAGCGAAGCGGTAATGATCTCCGAATAA
- a CDS encoding Crp/Fnr family transcriptional regulator — protein sequence MLSNEKIAHYLELFKDISFVDLQLVFSLAREKRLKAGEKYIDQGAVSQNLAYVKSGLVRTFLITDDGEERTVMLKWEDQFFASYDTILWNRPSRFIYEAYEDTILLESDYKSFMEVIDNQPKFSKAKTFFLQNMLAEALERVESFVLLSPEERYLQLIREKSNLAQRVPSKHLASLLGITPVSLSRIRSRIAHK from the coding sequence ATGCTTAGTAATGAAAAGATTGCGCATTATTTAGAATTATTCAAGGATATTTCCTTCGTCGACTTGCAGTTGGTATTCAGCTTAGCCAGGGAAAAGCGTTTGAAAGCAGGGGAAAAGTATATCGACCAGGGCGCTGTTTCCCAGAACCTGGCATATGTGAAAAGTGGGTTAGTCCGTACCTTCCTGATTACAGATGACGGGGAAGAACGCACGGTGATGTTAAAATGGGAAGACCAGTTTTTTGCCAGTTACGATACCATCCTTTGGAACAGGCCCTCCCGTTTCATTTACGAAGCATACGAAGACACGATTTTACTTGAATCTGATTACAAAAGCTTCATGGAAGTAATTGACAACCAACCCAAGTTTTCGAAAGCTAAAACATTTTTCTTACAGAACATGCTTGCCGAAGCGCTCGAAAGGGTCGAAAGCTTCGTGTTGCTGAGTCCCGAGGAGCGCTATTTACAGTTGATCCGGGAGAAATCCAACCTGGCGCAAAGGGTTCCCTCGAAGCACCTGGCCAGCCTACTGGGCATCACGCCGGTTTCCCTGAGCCGGATCAGGAGCAGGATCGCGCACAAGTGA